One window from the genome of Spiractinospora alimapuensis encodes:
- a CDS encoding DUF4129 domain-containing protein — translation MTPPLGLHVDRDTADRLAREELSKPEYAEGQPSLIERLWRAFWEWVDSLLSDIAPDIPGSVVVGLVLLVLAIAVVVLVIYLRPARRARGAGLGFDVDAVLSAAEHRRLADERAAAGDHADAIRERLRAINQELEDQVILSPRPGRTATEIANEAAESLGDSAAPLHEAARVFNDVWYGTHPATAEGYQTLVSADEAVQHHETSPEPHRTHS, via the coding sequence GTGACTCCCCCGCTGGGCCTCCACGTGGATCGCGACACCGCGGACCGGCTCGCCCGTGAGGAACTGTCGAAGCCGGAGTACGCCGAGGGGCAGCCGTCGCTGATCGAGCGGTTGTGGCGGGCGTTCTGGGAGTGGGTCGACAGCCTGCTCTCCGACATCGCGCCCGACATCCCCGGATCCGTGGTCGTGGGGCTCGTACTCCTGGTGTTGGCGATCGCCGTCGTCGTGCTGGTCATCTACCTGCGCCCCGCGCGGCGCGCGCGCGGCGCGGGGCTCGGCTTCGACGTCGACGCGGTGTTGAGCGCGGCGGAGCACCGGCGGCTGGCCGACGAGCGCGCCGCCGCAGGCGACCACGCCGACGCGATCCGCGAACGCCTGCGCGCGATCAACCAGGAGCTCGAGGATCAGGTGATTCTCTCGCCCCGCCCCGGCCGGACGGCCACCGAGATCGCCAACGAGGCGGCGGAGTCCCTCGGCGACAGCGCCGCGCCGCTCCACGAGGCGGCCCGCGTCTTCAACGACGTCTGGTACGGCACGCACCCGGCGACGGCCGAGGGCTACCAGACCCTGGTGTCGGCCGACGAGGCCGTCCAACACCACGAGACCTCGCCAGAACCCCACCGGACGCACTCATGA
- a CDS encoding ComF family protein — MRLHLRPRLALLSGFAELLWGARCPGCGRAGWMLCPDCRDVLGAAPRMCAPRAGGPSSWALGPYAGALRELVLAMKRDGHRHVATAAGEALGNAALPALLPRGGRVALVPVPGRRTRPAGRHTDPVRTLARSAATVARSRGCAVRVADVLRFRRVPRDQVGLSAAERGANLRGTMTLKGAGRRLARGRDPDVRVVLVDDVVTTGATLREAARALHGGGFDSCGAVVVAERM; from the coding sequence ATGCGACTCCACCTTCGTCCACGTCTCGCGCTTCTCTCCGGGTTCGCCGAGTTGCTGTGGGGCGCGCGCTGTCCCGGCTGCGGGCGCGCGGGGTGGATGCTGTGCCCGGACTGTCGGGACGTCCTTGGGGCGGCGCCCCGGATGTGCGCGCCTCGGGCCGGGGGCCCCTCCTCCTGGGCCCTGGGGCCCTACGCCGGCGCCCTGCGTGAGCTCGTCCTCGCCATGAAGCGCGACGGGCATCGGCACGTCGCCACCGCGGCCGGGGAGGCGTTGGGAAACGCGGCGCTGCCGGCGCTGCTTCCCCGGGGCGGGCGGGTGGCGCTGGTTCCGGTGCCCGGCCGGCGGACGCGGCCGGCGGGCAGGCACACCGACCCGGTGCGGACCCTGGCCCGGTCGGCGGCCACCGTCGCCCGGTCGCGGGGGTGTGCGGTGCGGGTGGCGGACGTCCTGCGGTTTCGCCGCGTTCCCCGGGACCAGGTCGGGCTCTCCGCCGCGGAACGCGGCGCGAACCTGCGCGGGACGATGACGCTCAAGGGCGCGGGGCGCCGTCTGGCCCGTGGACGGGACCCCGACGTCCGCGTCGTCCTCGTCGACGATGTCGTGACGACCGGCGCCACGCTCCGCGAGGCCGCGCGTGCCCTGCATGGTGGGGGATTCGATTCGTGTGGCGCGGTGGTCGTGGCGGAGCGCATGTGA
- a CDS encoding Dabb family protein, giving the protein MGLRHTVLFRWTPEVTENQIAELTSRLEKLPELIDVLRAYSYGPDLGISSGNFDFAIVAETASVEDFVTYRDHPEHQAVVTILRTMAADRAAVQFSV; this is encoded by the coding sequence ATGGGTCTACGACACACCGTCCTGTTCCGCTGGACTCCGGAGGTCACGGAGAACCAGATCGCCGAACTCACCAGTCGTCTGGAGAAACTCCCCGAACTGATCGACGTCCTGCGCGCCTACTCCTACGGCCCCGACCTCGGGATCAGCTCCGGCAACTTCGACTTCGCCATCGTCGCCGAGACCGCAAGCGTTGAGGACTTCGTCACCTACCGCGACCACCCCGAACACCAGGCCGTGGTCACCATCCTCCGCACCATGGCCGCCGACCGCGCCGCCGTACAGTTCTCCGTCTAG
- a CDS encoding glycerophosphoryl diester phosphodiesterase membrane domain-containing protein: MSQDDSQGWRAPDSARPSEPAVDSPWAVPGGTPPPSPTSPTPPRHDPGYGYGASAPGGPPPGYPPGGFAAPGYSTPHQRPPEPRPGIIALRPIGMSEIFNGAFGYIRRNPRATLGLSVIVMAAASAVESYGAAVFLDETVTLVQDAFVDPTVLDQDPETMSAGGTWSTVAGLVITLFSSMILTGLLTLVVSRAALGNTTSLGAAWRGARGRLPAVVGVTVLVTLTVLALTAAWVGFIALMTGLLGNVTGVMVSVPVIIALVAVTAWIYIRFALAVPAVVLERLGPLAAMRRSWRLMRGSWWRCFGIILLASVIIYALQQLLTIPFTVGAGVVSWVGQGAAWTLPASTGVLFLGTLLLVALSYPFLTGVNALLYLDLRMRREGLDLHLQTMHRSEEPLDENALLPVPAPTAGASAGTGPAAGSAAPGATE; this comes from the coding sequence GTGAGCCAGGACGACAGCCAGGGATGGCGGGCGCCCGACAGCGCGCGCCCCTCCGAGCCGGCTGTCGACTCCCCGTGGGCCGTCCCCGGTGGAACGCCGCCTCCCTCCCCGACCTCGCCCACGCCGCCGCGGCACGACCCCGGCTACGGTTACGGAGCGTCCGCGCCGGGAGGCCCCCCGCCGGGCTATCCCCCTGGCGGGTTCGCCGCTCCGGGCTACTCCACCCCCCACCAACGGCCACCCGAGCCGAGGCCGGGCATCATCGCCCTGCGCCCGATCGGGATGAGCGAGATCTTCAACGGCGCCTTCGGATACATCCGCCGCAACCCGCGCGCGACGCTGGGCCTGTCGGTGATCGTGATGGCGGCGGCGAGTGCCGTGGAGAGCTACGGCGCCGCCGTGTTCCTCGACGAGACCGTGACCCTCGTCCAGGACGCCTTCGTGGATCCCACCGTCCTGGACCAGGATCCCGAGACCATGAGCGCGGGAGGGACGTGGAGCACGGTCGCCGGCCTGGTGATCACCCTGTTCTCGTCGATGATCCTCACCGGCCTGCTGACCCTCGTCGTGAGCCGCGCGGCGCTGGGGAACACCACGAGTCTCGGCGCGGCCTGGCGCGGCGCGCGTGGCCGGCTGCCGGCGGTGGTGGGAGTCACGGTGCTGGTGACGCTCACCGTGCTGGCGCTCACCGCGGCGTGGGTGGGATTCATCGCCCTGATGACCGGTCTACTGGGCAATGTCACCGGGGTGATGGTCTCCGTCCCCGTCATCATCGCGTTGGTGGCGGTGACCGCGTGGATCTACATCCGCTTCGCGCTCGCCGTCCCGGCCGTCGTGCTGGAACGGCTCGGCCCGCTCGCGGCGATGCGCCGCTCCTGGCGGCTGATGCGTGGGAGTTGGTGGCGTTGTTTCGGCATCATCCTGCTCGCCTCCGTCATCATCTACGCGCTCCAACAGTTGCTGACCATTCCGTTCACCGTCGGAGCGGGCGTCGTCAGTTGGGTGGGGCAGGGCGCGGCGTGGACGCTGCCGGCCAGCACGGGCGTGCTGTTCCTGGGCACCCTGCTGTTGGTGGCGCTCAGTTACCCGTTCCTGACCGGCGTCAACGCGTTGCTCTACCTCGACCTGCGGATGCGCCGGGAGGGCCTGGACCTGCACCTGCAGACCATGCACCGCTCTGAGGAGCCGCTGGACGAGAACGCCCTCCTCCCCGTTCCGGCCCCGACCGCGGGTGCCAGCGCGGGGACCGGCCCCGCCGCGGGCTCCGCGGCGCCGGGGGCCACCGAGTGA
- the mtrA gene encoding MtrAB system response regulator MtrA: MKGRVLVVDDDLALAEMLGIVLRGEGFEPSFVHDGDKAMEVFRETKPDLVLLDLMLPGADGIDVCRQIRAESGVPIVMLTAKSDTVDVVLGLESGADDYIVKPFKPKELVARVRVRLRRTEEPAPEVLQIGDITIDVAGHSVRRNGEPISLTPLEFDLLVALARKPRQVFTREVLLEQVWGYRHAADTRLVNVHVQRLRAKIERDPERPDIVVTVRGVGYKAGTG; the protein is encoded by the coding sequence ATGAAGGGACGCGTACTGGTCGTCGATGACGACCTCGCTCTTGCGGAAATGCTGGGCATCGTGCTCAGAGGTGAGGGCTTCGAACCATCGTTTGTGCATGACGGGGACAAGGCAATGGAGGTGTTCCGGGAGACCAAGCCGGACCTCGTGTTGCTCGACCTCATGCTGCCCGGCGCCGACGGCATCGACGTGTGCCGTCAGATCCGCGCCGAGTCGGGCGTCCCCATCGTGATGCTGACCGCGAAGAGCGACACCGTCGACGTCGTGCTCGGACTCGAGTCGGGGGCGGACGACTACATCGTCAAGCCGTTCAAGCCGAAGGAGCTCGTCGCGCGGGTGCGGGTCCGGTTGCGCCGCACGGAGGAACCAGCGCCCGAGGTGCTGCAGATCGGTGACATCACCATCGACGTCGCCGGACACTCGGTGCGTCGCAACGGTGAGCCGATCAGTCTGACTCCTCTCGAATTCGACCTTCTGGTGGCCCTCGCGCGCAAGCCGCGCCAGGTGTTCACCCGTGAAGTTCTCCTTGAGCAGGTGTGGGGCTATCGGCACGCCGCCGACACCCGCCTGGTGAATGTGCACGTGCAGCGGTTGCGCGCGAAGATCGAGCGTGACCCTGAGCGTCCGGACATCGTGGTGACCGTGCGGGGCGTTGGTTACAAGGCCGGCACGGGCTGA
- the mtrB gene encoding MtrAB system histidine kinase MtrB, whose amino-acid sequence MNATRRSVHRFVLAVRATWRQSLQVRVVATTLLLSSVVTLAIGFMLMYQVQDGLLDAQQRAAYNDHQVGLNTALNELQNTDQPERELDDITADLTARSGATGLYEVAILSSQDDMPGRISGGLTADTVPDRLREEVQASELRSQFHTYAALSEGGETTPALVVGARLSTAFELYYVFPLTAEQEMLQLVERTMIGAAFALILLLAAIASLVTRQVVTPVREAARSAERLSSGDLAERMQVRGEDDLARLAESFNDMAWNLQEKIQELEELSKVQRQFVSDVSHELRTPLTTIRMAGDLLYDDRDELDPTMARSVELLQSQLQRFEELLADLLEISRHDAGAVTLSVETADLRDLVMEAAGDAEQLAERRGITIQLRLPAEPCTADVDVRRINRILRNLIVNAVEHSENKDIVVAAAADAHAVAVAVRDFGVGLREEEAQLCFDRFWRADPARTRTTGGTGLGLSIAKEDAQLHGGWLQAWGSPGKGSQFRLSLPRTHGSVLEGSPLPLAPPEISLTQPASSYQTPVQVDVDATPSRTGEEAQ is encoded by the coding sequence GTGAACGCGACCAGGCGCTCCGTCCACAGGTTCGTTCTCGCGGTCCGGGCGACATGGCGTCAGTCGCTCCAGGTTCGGGTGGTGGCCACCACACTGCTTCTCTCGAGTGTGGTGACGTTGGCCATCGGGTTCATGTTGATGTACCAGGTTCAGGACGGCCTGTTGGACGCGCAGCAGCGCGCTGCCTACAACGACCACCAGGTCGGCCTGAACACGGCCCTCAACGAACTGCAGAACACCGACCAGCCTGAGCGCGAGCTCGACGACATCACCGCCGACCTGACGGCGCGCAGCGGGGCGACCGGCCTGTACGAAGTGGCCATCCTCTCCTCGCAGGACGACATGCCAGGTCGGATCAGTGGCGGCCTCACGGCCGACACGGTGCCGGATCGCCTGCGTGAGGAGGTCCAGGCATCGGAGCTGCGCTCGCAGTTCCACACCTACGCGGCGCTCTCCGAGGGCGGCGAGACGACGCCGGCGCTGGTGGTCGGGGCCCGACTCTCCACCGCGTTCGAGCTGTACTACGTGTTCCCGCTCACGGCCGAGCAGGAGATGCTGCAGCTCGTGGAACGCACCATGATCGGTGCGGCGTTCGCGTTGATCCTCCTCCTCGCGGCCATCGCGTCCCTGGTCACCCGCCAGGTCGTGACGCCCGTGCGGGAGGCCGCGCGCTCGGCGGAACGGCTCAGCTCCGGTGACCTCGCCGAGCGGATGCAGGTGCGTGGTGAGGACGACCTGGCGCGCCTCGCCGAGTCGTTCAACGACATGGCGTGGAACCTCCAGGAGAAGATCCAGGAGCTGGAGGAACTCTCCAAGGTGCAACGCCAGTTCGTGTCCGACGTCTCCCACGAACTGCGCACGCCCCTCACGACCATCCGGATGGCCGGAGACCTCCTCTACGACGACCGCGACGAGCTCGATCCCACCATGGCGCGCTCCGTGGAACTGCTGCAGAGCCAGCTCCAACGGTTCGAGGAGCTCCTCGCCGACCTGTTGGAGATCAGCCGGCACGACGCGGGCGCGGTCACCCTCTCGGTGGAGACCGCCGACCTGCGCGACCTCGTCATGGAGGCCGCCGGCGACGCCGAACAGCTCGCCGAGCGGCGGGGGATCACCATCCAGCTCCGGCTGCCCGCCGAGCCCTGCACCGCCGACGTCGACGTGCGACGCATCAACCGCATCCTGCGCAACCTCATCGTCAACGCCGTCGAGCACAGCGAGAACAAGGACATCGTGGTGGCCGCCGCGGCCGACGCGCACGCGGTCGCCGTGGCCGTCCGCGACTTCGGGGTGGGGCTGCGCGAGGAAGAGGCCCAGCTCTGTTTCGACCGTTTCTGGCGCGCTGACCCGGCGCGGACCCGCACCACCGGCGGCACCGGGCTGGGGCTGTCCATCGCCAAGGAGGACGCCCAGCTCCACGGCGGATGGCTGCAGGCGTGGGGGTCGCCCGGCAAGGGGTCGCAGTTCCGCCTCTCGCTGCCGCGTACCCACGGCAGCGTCCTGGAGGGCTCGCCCCTGCCGCTGGCCCCACCGGAGATCTCCCTCACCCAACCCGCTTCCAGTTACCAGACGCCCGTACAGGTGGACGTCGACGCGACGCCGTCGCGCACCGGAGAGGAGGCACAGTGA
- the secA gene encoding preprotein translocase subunit SecA — MPAILDKILRAGEGRVLRKLNRIAQQVNAIEEEFTELSDGDLRELTSEFRSRLNDGESLDDVLPEAFAAVRVAAQRTLGQRPFDVQLMGAAALHQGNIAEMKTGEGKTLTSALAAYLNALPGKGVHIVTVNDYLARRDAENMGRIYNFLGLTVGVIHPEMTRAERKEAYASDITYGTNNEFGFDYLRDNMARALEDCVQRGHVYAIVDEVDSILIDEARTPLVISGPAEQNSRWYTEFSKIAPKLRDTVDYEVDEKKRTVAITEAGIEKVEDTLGIDNLYESSNTALVSFLNNAIKAKELFRRDKEYIVKDGEVLIVDEFTGRVLRGRRFQEGMHQAIEAKEKVAIKNENQTLAKITLQNYFRMYDKLAGMTGTAMTEAAEFSQTYKVGVVEIPTNKPMVRSDERDMIFKTEEAKFQAIVEDIEERHEKGQPVLVGTTSVEKSEMLSRMLTKRKIPHEVLNAKNHAGEASIIARAGRLGGVTVATNMAGRGTDIMLGGNPEFMANEELQARGLTPLETPEEFEAEWPAALEKAKSEVESEHKQVIEAGGLYVLGTERHESRRIDNQLRGRSGRQGDPGESRFYLSLRDDLMRLFNSDRVEMIMDRLSIPDDQPIESKTVTRAIQTAQGTVEQQHMEARKNLLKYDDVLNEQRKVVYKRRREILEGANLKEQALDQIEDVLGGYVDSATSVGDPEEWDLDKLWTAFEQVYPITFTHEELVEQNGGSINALTPDIIRDRVIEDAEHVYDAREEEYGSEIMRRLERSILLQVRDRKWREHLYEMDYLQSGIGLRAYAQRNPLIEYQREGFDMFKEMHEASKEESASLLFQTQVQMPGQERTITAASAASTAVAVGSLASTGGSATGTTEAPTAAEDGVVIPDVDAEGHPEELEYSAPDEQGDIERHTEPADPDAAAQQGATKVDTLPKVNRNDPCPCGSGKKYKRCHGDPKTR; from the coding sequence GTGCCAGCCATACTCGACAAGATCCTGCGTGCTGGTGAAGGCAGGGTCCTGCGCAAACTCAACCGGATCGCGCAACAGGTCAACGCGATCGAGGAGGAGTTCACCGAGCTCAGCGATGGCGACCTTCGCGAGTTGACGAGTGAGTTCCGCTCGCGGTTGAACGATGGCGAGAGCCTGGACGACGTCCTGCCCGAGGCGTTCGCCGCCGTCCGGGTCGCGGCGCAGCGGACCCTGGGTCAGCGCCCGTTCGACGTGCAGCTCATGGGCGCCGCCGCGTTGCACCAGGGCAACATCGCGGAGATGAAGACCGGTGAGGGCAAGACCCTGACCTCCGCGCTCGCCGCGTACCTCAACGCCCTGCCCGGCAAGGGCGTGCACATCGTCACCGTCAACGACTACCTGGCCCGTCGTGACGCGGAGAACATGGGCCGGATCTACAACTTCCTCGGTCTGACGGTCGGCGTGATCCACCCGGAGATGACCCGGGCCGAGCGCAAAGAGGCCTACGCGTCCGACATCACCTACGGGACGAACAACGAGTTCGGCTTCGACTACCTGCGGGACAACATGGCCCGCGCGCTGGAGGACTGTGTCCAGCGCGGCCACGTCTACGCGATCGTCGACGAGGTGGACTCCATCCTCATCGACGAGGCGCGTACCCCGTTGGTCATCAGCGGCCCCGCGGAGCAGAACTCCCGCTGGTACACCGAGTTCTCCAAGATCGCGCCGAAGCTGCGGGACACGGTCGACTACGAGGTCGACGAGAAGAAGCGCACCGTCGCGATCACCGAGGCCGGGATCGAGAAGGTCGAGGACACCCTCGGCATCGACAACCTGTACGAGTCCTCCAACACCGCGCTGGTGAGCTTCCTGAACAACGCCATCAAGGCGAAGGAGCTCTTCCGGCGGGACAAGGAGTACATCGTCAAGGACGGTGAGGTGCTCATCGTCGACGAGTTCACCGGGCGAGTGCTCCGTGGCCGTCGGTTCCAGGAGGGCATGCACCAGGCCATCGAGGCCAAGGAAAAAGTGGCGATCAAGAACGAGAACCAGACTCTCGCGAAGATCACCCTGCAGAACTACTTCCGGATGTACGACAAGCTGGCCGGGATGACCGGTACGGCCATGACCGAGGCCGCCGAGTTCAGCCAGACCTACAAGGTCGGCGTCGTCGAAATCCCGACCAACAAGCCCATGGTCCGCTCCGACGAGCGGGACATGATCTTCAAGACCGAAGAGGCCAAGTTCCAGGCCATCGTCGAGGACATCGAGGAGCGCCACGAGAAGGGCCAGCCCGTTCTTGTCGGCACCACCAGCGTCGAGAAGTCCGAGATGCTCTCCCGCATGCTCACCAAACGCAAGATCCCGCACGAGGTGCTCAACGCGAAGAACCACGCCGGTGAGGCGTCGATCATCGCGCGGGCGGGTCGGTTGGGCGGCGTCACGGTGGCGACCAACATGGCGGGTCGCGGTACCGACATCATGCTCGGCGGCAACCCCGAGTTCATGGCGAACGAGGAGCTGCAGGCCCGGGGGCTGACCCCGCTGGAGACTCCGGAGGAGTTCGAGGCGGAGTGGCCGGCCGCGCTGGAGAAGGCCAAGAGCGAGGTCGAGTCCGAGCACAAGCAGGTCATCGAGGCCGGTGGTCTGTACGTGCTGGGCACGGAGCGGCACGAGTCCCGCCGGATCGACAACCAGTTGCGCGGCCGCTCCGGTCGCCAGGGGGACCCGGGGGAGTCGCGGTTCTACCTTTCGCTGCGCGACGACCTGATGCGGCTGTTCAACAGCGACCGCGTCGAGATGATCATGGACCGGTTGAGCATCCCCGATGACCAGCCGATCGAGTCCAAGACCGTCACCCGGGCGATCCAGACCGCACAGGGCACCGTCGAACAGCAGCACATGGAGGCCCGCAAGAACCTCCTGAAGTACGACGACGTGCTCAACGAGCAGCGCAAGGTCGTCTACAAGCGGCGCCGGGAGATCCTCGAGGGGGCCAATCTCAAGGAACAGGCGCTGGACCAGATCGAGGACGTGCTCGGCGGCTACGTCGACTCCGCCACGAGCGTCGGCGACCCGGAGGAGTGGGACCTCGACAAGCTGTGGACGGCGTTCGAGCAGGTCTACCCGATCACCTTCACCCACGAGGAGCTGGTCGAGCAGAACGGCGGCTCGATCAACGCGTTGACTCCGGACATCATCCGGGATCGGGTCATCGAGGACGCGGAGCACGTCTACGACGCGCGTGAGGAGGAGTACGGCTCCGAGATCATGCGCAGGCTTGAGCGCAGCATCCTGTTGCAGGTGCGGGACCGTAAGTGGCGTGAGCACCTCTACGAGATGGACTACCTCCAGTCCGGTATCGGGCTGCGGGCCTATGCCCAGCGCAACCCGCTGATCGAGTATCAGCGGGAGGGCTTCGACATGTTCAAGGAGATGCACGAGGCCAGCAAGGAGGAGTCGGCGTCGCTGCTCTTCCAGACCCAGGTCCAGATGCCGGGGCAGGAGCGGACCATCACGGCCGCCAGCGCCGCGAGCACCGCCGTGGCCGTAGGATCCCTGGCCAGCACGGGCGGCTCCGCGACCGGAACGACCGAGGCCCCCACGGCGGCTGAGGACGGCGTCGTCATCCCGGACGTCGACGCCGAGGGCCACCCGGAGGAGCTGGAGTACTCCGCTCCCGACGAGCAGGGTGACATCGAGCGGCACACCGAACCGGCGGACCCGGACGCGGCGGCCCAGCAGGGCGCCACCAAGGTCGACACGCTGCCCAAGGTGAACCGTAACGACCCGTGCCCCTGCGGCTCCGGCAAGAAGTACAAGCGTTGTCACGGAGACCCCAAGACGCGCTGA
- a CDS encoding LpqB family beta-propeller domain-containing protein produces the protein MIRTRRGRGVVAVACALGVLTGCASIPTSGPVSQGQAHLDPDDQGDPFVRLVPVPPQPGVTPSELVREFLASMGSFENEFRAARAFMTPDQQSEWRPDDTALVYDGQEPMDIDVVEMDEDEGTAEVVLSANQVATVAADGQFRTANEGAQVEATLALERVNDEWRIAALPDELLLSSHDVERAYRSLNLYFFAPSGTLVPDNVLLPQHSTEDLVHQLTNHLLAGPTDWLAPAVSTSFPAHLQIATAYQSGQLTVDLGGEVEEASGEQRFQMAAQLAWTLKQLPEVQEFRMRVDGEDINIPGAGSGWLETADPAWNGVDPSGLPEGAPGYLAREGALVRFDEDLQETPVEGEAGTGHVPVERYAVDLDEERVAGVAVGKEEVLVADMAEGADFEQVLADGTYGALSWDAEGDLWVVEDRSEGEDEEVTSQVWLLRDGTDPVRVNAPELEDAEIPQLRASRDGSRVAALVRDGEETQLVIGRVVDDGDSVFLGEFIPLATDLDEYQDVAWRTADQLAVLGRSGRGAMQAYLVSAGGGVESTSAGAVTGAGMMGIDAAPGVPILAGVDDGHVWLTNDRLMWQRVAEGSRPVYPG, from the coding sequence GTGATCCGAACCCGGCGTGGGCGTGGTGTGGTGGCGGTGGCGTGCGCCCTCGGGGTGCTCACCGGCTGCGCCAGCATCCCGACCAGCGGTCCCGTCTCCCAGGGCCAGGCCCACCTGGACCCCGATGACCAGGGCGACCCCTTCGTCCGCCTCGTCCCCGTGCCTCCCCAGCCCGGCGTGACCCCCAGCGAACTCGTGCGCGAGTTCCTCGCCTCCATGGGCAGCTTCGAGAACGAGTTCCGGGCCGCGCGCGCCTTCATGACCCCCGACCAACAGTCCGAGTGGCGCCCGGACGACACCGCCCTGGTCTACGACGGCCAGGAGCCCATGGACATCGACGTCGTGGAGATGGACGAGGACGAGGGAACCGCCGAGGTCGTCCTCAGCGCCAACCAGGTCGCCACGGTCGCCGCCGACGGACAGTTCCGCACCGCGAACGAGGGCGCCCAGGTCGAGGCGACCCTCGCGCTGGAGCGGGTCAACGATGAGTGGCGCATCGCCGCCCTCCCCGACGAGCTGCTCCTGAGCAGTCACGACGTCGAACGCGCCTACCGCTCCCTCAACCTCTACTTCTTCGCGCCGTCGGGAACGCTCGTCCCCGACAACGTGCTCCTGCCCCAACACTCCACCGAGGACCTCGTCCACCAGCTCACCAACCACCTGCTGGCCGGCCCCACCGACTGGCTCGCCCCGGCGGTGTCCACCTCCTTCCCCGCGCACCTTCAGATCGCGACCGCCTACCAGTCCGGACAGTTGACGGTGGACCTCGGCGGCGAGGTCGAGGAGGCGTCGGGCGAACAGCGTTTCCAGATGGCCGCCCAGCTCGCGTGGACACTCAAGCAGTTGCCCGAGGTCCAGGAGTTCCGGATGCGGGTCGACGGGGAGGACATCAACATCCCCGGCGCCGGCAGCGGATGGCTCGAGACCGCCGATCCCGCCTGGAACGGCGTCGACCCCTCCGGGCTGCCCGAGGGCGCGCCCGGGTATCTCGCCCGGGAGGGCGCCCTGGTGCGGTTCGACGAGGACCTGCAGGAGACCCCGGTCGAGGGCGAGGCGGGCACCGGCCACGTGCCCGTGGAACGCTACGCCGTCGACCTCGACGAGGAGCGGGTCGCCGGCGTCGCCGTGGGCAAGGAGGAGGTGCTCGTCGCCGACATGGCCGAGGGTGCCGACTTCGAGCAGGTGCTCGCCGACGGTACCTACGGCGCGTTGTCGTGGGACGCCGAGGGCGACCTGTGGGTCGTGGAGGACCGCTCCGAGGGCGAGGACGAGGAGGTCACCAGCCAGGTCTGGCTCCTGCGCGACGGCACCGACCCCGTCCGCGTCAACGCCCCCGAACTCGAGGACGCCGAGATCCCCCAACTCCGAGCGTCCCGCGACGGCAGCCGCGTCGCCGCGCTCGTCCGTGACGGCGAGGAGACCCAGTTGGTGATCGGTCGCGTCGTTGACGACGGCGACAGCGTCTTCCTGGGCGAGTTCATCCCGCTGGCGACCGACCTCGACGAGTACCAGGACGTCGCCTGGCGTACCGCCGACCAGCTCGCGGTGCTGGGCCGCAGCGGCAGGGGCGCCATGCAGGCCTATCTCGTCTCTGCCGGCGGCGGAGTCGAGTCCACCAGCGCCGGAGCCGTCACGGGCGCCGGCATGATGGGCATCGACGCCGCACCCGGCGTCCCCATCCTCGCCGGCGTCGACGACGGCCACGTCTGGCTCACCAACGACCGCCTCATGTGGCAACGCGTCGCGGAAGGCAGCCGACCGGTCTACCCGGGGTAG
- the hpf gene encoding ribosome hibernation-promoting factor, HPF/YfiA family translates to MDIIVKGRRAEVSDKYRRYVEDKLAKLSKWERKGMTIDVEVSKGPNSRVQDERERVELTIHSVGPVIRGEASAPDRYAALDAALERVENRLRRVVDKRKIHRGNHTPVSVAAATRHLSGDLDPAPAAVPGQQEASTLEEPGPSARRHHVDGEVELDTQGDGPVIVREKVHRAKPMSIDQALHEMELVGHDFYLFHDEEKDAPSVVYRRKGFDYGVLRLVD, encoded by the coding sequence GTGGACATCATCGTCAAGGGTCGGCGCGCGGAGGTCAGCGACAAGTATCGGCGCTACGTCGAGGACAAGCTGGCCAAGCTCTCCAAGTGGGAGCGCAAGGGAATGACCATCGATGTGGAGGTGTCCAAGGGCCCGAACTCGCGGGTTCAGGACGAGCGGGAACGGGTGGAGCTGACGATCCACTCCGTGGGGCCCGTGATCCGGGGAGAGGCTTCGGCTCCCGACCGCTACGCCGCGCTCGACGCCGCTTTGGAGCGCGTCGAGAACCGCCTTCGCCGCGTGGTGGACAAGCGCAAGATCCACCGAGGCAACCACACCCCCGTATCGGTGGCCGCCGCCACCCGCCACCTCTCTGGAGACCTGGACCCGGCGCCGGCCGCCGTCCCCGGGCAACAGGAGGCGTCGACGCTCGAGGAGCCTGGCCCCTCCGCCCGGCGTCACCATGTCGACGGCGAGGTCGAGCTCGACACCCAGGGGGACGGCCCGGTCATCGTGCGCGAGAAGGTGCACCGCGCCAAACCGATGAGCATCGACCAGGCGCTCCACGAGATGGAACTCGTCGGTCACGACTTCTATCTGTTCCACGACGAGGAGAAGGACGCGCCCAGCGTCGTCTACCGGCGCAAGGGTTTCGACTACGGAGTGCTCCGACTGGTTGACTGA